Proteins found in one Plasmodium chabaudi chabaudi strain AS genome assembly, chromosome: 5 genomic segment:
- a CDS encoding schizont egress antigen-1, putative, which produces MTDNEHPNKDDLLYYINRYDVNDILGNLEENDKLTNYDGNSGICEYEIPFLLENADINNNTKEHSDRNSVSSYFDDGTCSIISKNDEKHYIDKCEKEKIPKEKINIIFIQNKGEMNSFEDILSMSNVSSEDLENKLNDRFYQLCCKSIADVNTHNLNKTKNIVKDKKGSLNIEHIDYGDVFLTIRHRLRGREGRTSNMLNDKNNLYSSMNDSVISNWREMKNQENFIKYENYRGHEKEFIRRKLKNTYMNNLNGDKYFTPTRKARDYYRTSLDSYMTNENERDISKQENMSPHFLPKKRKSTNNSSLYNSQIIGQDEYILKNRTFLKNFYIQKNYKQEAHMHNDDYYCDDTHSENLYNDDVYNYNKNFSDRQGSVPNNDFIYSSEISNKKNSIPHNIYVDKKLSTPRNSTWHNENQPHEEDMLYYHSQSKGKSPHYREPENEVQSNNYCEDKNSNIFNEDVIGIDKVDENDNMVDKVEEDDNTNKEIFYDTYDGDERDNNETFDTKLEEDDDYKTYNNELEVEAENGIDNHIPSNNNDNFVNSSKNADLDNINTCEHASHSNHTEKEEEDNGQRTSSMTSKDDKDYFELLIKKYEETRMSVNESGTASLSGSIYLSKDEPKEPSLNAQEMLKTASDAKNDVNNKIDGLNENLIDLKNNKETTNEGGSFSNALSTENNNIGKLESVHNNGETERERGDDGNENANTDLKESDGYEKLLKNDMYDLYNIKMHDLNNLKSYDFEFSKNLLKNEIFSCGDNINNDEINLNDNNINEKIDSLMNNYNMMKSKRDKFNEEENEIQNFLAELKADVTNQLNLNNVEDGQAFDLLNSFDINNNDDDFGDNFDDIGQNKSDIDNNKEFEHDNDINHDYNDYGAYMDDMYNNNDGDNTSRNGSRLKLSDLNDEKNLFQDDNSSFNTPIKSSELKRDSECQTNSPLIFSRSNRTPRKKSVEVILVKKKLKKRKEKESNIAFENTTHDDYTVGTTTATSSINSKRRYPKRNRIKTLRYWIGERELTKRNPETGEIDVVGFSECKNLEQLSPHIIGPVYYKKMYLRDVNNSNERGNEDDNNNLDQNDDDENEITIEVNNGMYENEVYNKIQSNENSMSKNDNGGTRLKRSMNANTHNRSDNDTTNRKGKRKRKKFINVINYIKKKTKKKLVKVIDKEVEQENVDNHNTFPINDNIINDETNADQNSQNNLDQNVFVTGNDFIENDDNVFFDAVSLGDNAHVNDIPEQSEELIEAPVVDAVDTTKVSANDADDVENEKEVNLEKETTLENETTLEKESTLENETALEKKKDVHVKKKLLDKKKKKKKKNKEKNKEKEIDEMYKQLSFMNFSSFYSKGNGDNSKMENSKKTSTKNKKKNKKKNMKNKEMKHSDDDADNEIGDLHKESNDKIEDESIVGGELEVATKTAEDKTEKDEELAILNSYTSEHNDDITNTNDPKNSKDVNSELHENEDEEASDLQTSTRSKKKKKIKNSIHDTNELNQKRRKTNENNSEERISINENDEIKNLDGDKKVNEEEDKYMAKVEKETTTKPNKNMIDEVKKSEKKKETNENDNNSTVCLVTQDKENNTNGKGFIIDKLKSYFNIKDLININKPKTNNVILNGFGNKQIINSTPVRLSLSYPSSVKLSVDDGCSQTGNAQFPLIQQSSLNNFKLDINLFCVQIPPSKAHSSNSYDKILVGYIYQGKKIKIYFKNQEKYFEKDEFFYIPKFSPFKIVNISREDCILYVYPISK; this is translated from the exons ATGACAGACAACGAGCATCCAAATAAAGACGATCTGCTATATTACATAAACAGATACGATGTCAATGATATATTAGGAAATTTAGAAGAAAATGACAAGCTAACAAATTATGATGGAAATAGCGGAATATGTGAATATGAAATTCCATTTCTTTTGGAAAATGCcgatattaataataataccaAAGAGCATTCCGATAGAAATTCGGTATCTAGTTATTTCGATGATGGAACTTGCTCGATTATTtctaaaaatgatgaaaaacattatatagacaaatgtgaaaaagaaaaaataccaaaggaaaaaataaatattatatttattcagAATAAAGGTGAAATGAATAGCTTTGAAGATATATTATCCATGAGCAATGTAAGCAGTGAAGATTTAGAAAACAAATTGAATGATAGATTTTATCAGCTATGTTGTAAAAGTATTGCTGATGTGAACACacacaatttaaataaaactaaaaatattgtaaaagataaaaaaggGTCATTGAATATTGAGCATATAGATTATGGAGACGTATTTTTAACCATACGTCATCGTCTAAGAGGGCGTGAAGGAAGAACAAGTAACAtgttaaatgataaaaataatttatatagtaGTATGAATGATAGTGTGATTAGTAATTGGAGGGAAATGAAAAACcaagaaaattttataaaatatgaaaactATAGAGGGCATGAAAAGGAATTTATAAgaagaaaattaaaaaatacatatatgaataatttaaatggcgataaatattttacgcCCACTAGAAAAGCACGTGATTATTATCGTACTAGTTTAGATAGTTACATGactaatgaaaatgaaagagATATATCCAAACAAGAAAATATGTCTCCACATTTTTtaccaaaaaaaagaaaatccACGAATAATAGTTCTTTATACAATTCTCAAATAATTGGACaagatgaatatattttaaagaatagaacattcttaaaaaatttttatatacaaaaaaattataagcaAGAAGCTCATATGCATAATGatgattattattgtgATGATACTCATAgtgaaaatttatataatgacgatgtatataattataataaaaattttagtGATAGACAAGGGAGTGTACCCAACaatgattttatttattcaagTGAAATTtcaaataagaaaaattcAATACcacataatatttatgtagATAAAAAACTAAGCACACCACGAAACAGTACGTGGCATAATGAAAACCAACCTCACGAGGAGGATATGCTTTATTATCATTCTCAAAGTAAGGGAAAAAGCCCACACTATAGAGAACCAGAAAATGAAGTAcaatcaaataattattgtgaagataaaaatagtaacatttttaacGAAGATGTTATTGGAATTGATAAGGtcgatgaaaatgataatatggTTGACAAGGTTGAAGAGGACGATAATACTAACAAAGAAATTTTTTACGACACTTATGATGGTGATGAAAGAGATAATAACGAAACATTTGATACTAAACTCGAAGAAGATGATgattataaaacatataacaATGAATTAGAAGTAGAAGCAGAGAATGGAATAGACAACCATATTCCatctaataataatgataattttgtaaattcaAGTAAGAATGCAGATTtggataatataaacaCTTGTGAACATGCTTCACATTCAAATCATACAGAAAAGGAGGAAGAAGACAATGGGCAAAGAACTTCTTCAATGACTAGTAAAGATGATAAAGATTATTTTgaattgttaataaaaaaatatgaagaaaCTAGAATGTCAGTTAATGAATCTGGTACAGCATCACTTAGTGGaagtatttatttatcaaaagACGAACCAAAAGAACCTTCTTTAAATGCTCAAGAAATGTTAAAAACTGCATCTGATGCAAAGAAtgatgtaaataataaaattgacgGTTTGAATGAAAACTTAatagatttaaaaaataacaaggAAACTACTAACGAAGGAGGATCTTTTAGTAATGCTTTATCtacagaaaataataatataggaAAATTAGAAAGTGTGCATAATAATGGCGAAACAGAGAGAGAAAGAGGTGATGACGGAAATGAAAATGCAAACACAGACTTAAAAGAGAGTGATGGATATGAAaaactattaaaaaatgatatgtacgatttatataatatcaaaATGCATGATTTAAATAACTTAAAATCATATGATTTtgaattttcaaaaaatttattaaaaaacgAGATATTTTCTTGTggtgataatataaataatgatgaaataaacctaaatgataataacaTAAATGAAAAGATTGATTCATTAATGAACAATTACAATATGATGAAAAGCAAACGtgataaatttaatgaaGAAGAGAATGAAATTCAAAACTTTTTAGCAGAGTTAAAAGCCGATGTAACTAATCAGCTCAATCTAAACAACGTGGAAGATGGGCAGGCTTTTGATTTGCTTAATTCATTTgatataaacaataatgACGACGATTTTGGTGACAACTTTGACGACATAGGTCAAAATAAATCAGACATAGACAATAATAAAGAGTTTGAACATGATAACGATATAAATCATGATTATAATGATTATGGTGCATACATGGAtgatatgtataataacaATGATGGTGATAATACTTCGAGAAATGGATCACGTCTGAAATTGTCTGatttaaatgatgaaaagaATTTATTTCAAGATGATAACTCCTCTTTTAATACTCCTATAAAATCTTCTGAACTAAAAAGAGATTCAGAATGCCAAACAAATTCACcacttatattttctagAAGTAATAGAACCCctagaaaaaaaagtgtCGAAGTAATATtagtaaagaaaaaattaaaaaaaagaaaagaaaaagaatcAAATATAGCATTTGAAAATACAACACATGATGATTATACTGTTGGTACAACCACTGCTACTAGTAGCATCAATTCGAAAAGAAGGTATCCTAAAAGAAATAGAATAAAAACATTGCGATATTGGATAGGTGAAAGAGAACTTACGAAAAGAAATCCTGAAACAGGAGAAATAGATGTAGTAGGTTTTAGTGaatgtaaaaatttagAACAACTATCCCCTCATATTATTGGTCCAGtctattataaaaaaatgtatttacgAGATGTGaataattcaaatgaaAGGGGAAACGAAGATGATAACAACAATTTAGATCAAAATGATGATGacgaaaatgaaataacgATAGAAGTTAATAATGGAATGTACGAAAATGAAgtgtataataaaattcagAGTAACGAGAATTCTATGAgcaaaaatgataatggtGGTACCAGATTGAAAAGAAGTATGAATGCTAATACTCATAATAGAAGTGATAATGATACAACAAATAGAAAGGGAAAAaggaaaaggaaaaagtttattaacgttattaattatattaaaaaaaaaacaaaaaaaaaattagtcAAAGTTATAGATAAAGAAGTAGAGCAAGAAAATGTAGATAATCATAACACATTTCCaattaatgataatataattaatgatGAAACAAATGCTGATCAGAATtctcaaaataatttagatCAAAATGTATTTGTAACTGGTAATGattttattgaaaatgatgacAACGTTTTTTTTGATGCAGTCAGTCTTGGAGATAATGCACACGTAAATGATATCCCAGAGCAAAGCGAAGAACTTATTGAAGCACCGGTAGTAGATGCAGTTGACACGACGAAAGTTAGTGCAAACGATGCTGATGATGTTGAGAACGAAAAGGAAGTCAATCTAGAAAAGGAAACCACATTAGAAAATGAAACCACTTTGGAAAAGGAAAGCACGCTAGAAAATGAAACCGCGttagaaaagaaaaaagatgTACATGTGAAGAAGAAATTATTagataaaaagaaaaaaaaaaagaaaaagaataaggaaaaaaataaagaaaaggaaataGACGAAATGTACAAacaattatcatttatgaATTTCAGTTCATTTTATTCTAAAGGAAATGGAGACAATtcaaaaatggaaaattcgaaaaaaacaagcaccaaaaataagaagaaaaataaaaagaaaaatatgaaaaataaagaaatgaaaCATTCTGATGACGATGCAGATAATGAAATTGGCGACTTACACAAAGAgtcaaatgataaaatagaGGATGAAAGTATCGTAGGGGGTGAGTTAGAAGTGGCAACAAAAACTGCAGAAGATAAAACAGAAAAGGATGAAGAGTTAGCCAttttaaattcatataCTAGTGAGCATAATGACGACATAACAAATACAAATGATCCAAAAAATTCGAAAGATGTAAATTCTGAACTTCACGAAAATGAAGACGAAGAAGCGAGCGATTTACAAACTTCTACACGttcaaaaaagaaaaaaaaaattaagaattCAATTCATGATACAAATGAATTGAATCAAAAGCgaagaaaaacaaatgagAACAACTCAGAGGAACGAATTTctattaatgaaaatgatgaaataaaaaatttagacGGCGATAAGAAAGtaaatgaagaagaagataaatatatggcGAAAGTTGAGAAGGAAACAACTACTaaaccaaataaaaatatgattgaTGAAGTAAAGAagagtgaaaaaaaaaaagaaacaaatgAGAATGACAATAATAGTACAGTATGTTTGGTAACTCaggataaagaaaataatacgAATGGTAAAGGTTTTATTAtagataaattaaaatcatattttaatataaaagatttaataaatatcaataaacccaaaacaaataatgtaATATTAAATGGGTTTGGAAATaagcaaataataaatagtaCTCCCGTTCGTCTTTCTCTTTCATATCCGTCTAGTGTAAAATTATCAG TTGACGATGGATGTAGCCAAACAGGAAATGCACAATTTCCCCTTATACAACAG agCTCCCTAAACAATTTCAAGCTAgacataaatttattttgtgtcCAGATTCCCCCAAGCAAAGCACATAGCTCGAATAgttatgataaaattttg GTTGGGTATATATACCAGGGGAAAAAGATAAAGATTTATTTTAAGAACCAAgagaaatattttgaaaaagatGAGTTTTTTTACATACCCAAATTTTCCCCTTTCAAAATTGTTAACATTAGCag GGAGGattgtattttatatgtttatccAATAAGTAAATAA
- a CDS encoding PHAX domain-containing protein, putative, whose product MSIENKVKEESRKNIEEKNTSTNDNTVVTDDNVSQEKLKNTQVCSNNEKLNSNITDCVTKDDQKVEGKDAVEDGQNSQKNAINEKSNNANQIEKEQNKNTTTPNTGNKKGNNNKNNGFHKKNSKEPGKNALKKKGTENNNKNSLLNEEKKDGAVGIQNNENNTKKNKKINKKKEKPNNTNNEQLKKDIDAAKGSVNNITKVTDNNGTNINSNENETITTAISIESNGIEGKDIGKKGLKKYSKTQASKNPSTSDLNAWTQQTAGGKKKKGLNMNEKTKEKKVNLQKNKSTNFNTTNHKVYNMKNGNLNKDGFNYAPSSILANNFNANNQMINSYYMDIINNPMENNFMQMANGEDSKCNYDKSKHAYLNYMYNPLDAYNLNKCYYFQYPDAPFNNMNNVGYYRNDPQRNILMENMMKLQGVYNMNSMSYNNYINSMKQANNYNGNNNTGHNAIGKNNKNSYKQNFFNSRLNKHTSYDSGKKMHKDNSDLTQNKKEKSNNEICIDQGNAEKEQNSTTLNKEKDQNDLNKNTTKTKKKYTKNNAPMKSSYHMSNADYRNNSGIEMQLNNLNGLWNMKMNRNDLSYMFPYQNIAYPNNPYLDIANMGANFYSKYNTHQIPKTKNENKNKNFAANRNIGEKYIMNKQNNGAFNEKGKNGQQEISTEKGKTQNLEVNKEIHKFIDYCVKNYGNKYLMNVLNEFSPNNMNDNTEELSNIFKININSENLDAIASIEKDEKEKFPFLSNDNSMDKDVEKNIEEIFDESSKNIMEDYDKFNKLLNENKNDQSKEENQNNSNVEDKENNNKMDTEKIGNETKVDESCENNMFEENNKMNVTIPPGLGLPDINRALLHGAYLDNITVVRKCLEKVADINYYDKIGRRALHYACAGGYYDICELLIKNGAKVNVSDYKNWTPLHIAVTKMHKDITELLLKNNANIHALLPHSLSPNRGKTTASMCIHFAAIKGNKDITKLLLKYGAKINDTDLSNRTALHYAAYRNNSDYLKFLIYDEKADINIFDVHNRLPIHSACLGGVLENVKILAKNKSFIQKKDIYNMSPLDIARIKKFKDIKNFLTKYINENFNPNDPNGLLTGENETMDPIKADNADEKKESAEINESENNKNEQDASTELSTNENIDKKDTEEGTKNAQSDAINSLEMVDENKMDPKELYNDNKMIKDILTTTISTILKERNKDQIKRVVDALGVYISLSLLEKTILIQNYGGIELANKQGKRTTGGIFFYLIKYMYKNDIISKFKYDYIVEEEKEKKKTYRKLKKKILQEEENVKENRKANVSEHNNLHAKKNQKEYNKNNENVSTNMKKKQNKKNSSVQNGKKKVILKNNSNKGQENTNKNSSKLRELTEKNNKNSGDGKNNTKIHNDSNKLTSKHGATLVTTTTSNSNNDSNNDKFNLSNYNYTLKQNKEPKTTLRNNKSKLNESDEKNESEVPNNKNSSVLNDAPINENEDKKKKKNSKKKKNNKKKKTQQATNLNNNSTNNNTNDIAKGPMEPHYAHFAQNSYYNFRDFHGMQNPSKKFYHINNTGNKNYSFNHNNNFTSGKNIKKTNNFNKDAMHYQNNLISYISNLQNAVYDYMGNEKYNYNNYLNNRNMHLMNNPYKLYGNNNPKIMLNEMDYRYYNGYP is encoded by the coding sequence ATGAGCATAGAAAACAAAGTAAAAGAGGAAAGTAGAAAAAAcatagaagaaaaaaatacgaGTACAAACGATAATACTGTAGTTACAGACGATAATGTTTCCCAAGAAAAGCTGAAAAATACTCAAGTGTGCAgcaataatgaaaaattgaATAGTAATATTACTGATTGCGTAACTAAAGATGATCAAAAAGTTGAAGGTAAAGACGCAGTAGAGGATGGCCAAAATTCACAGAAAAATGCCATTAAcgaaaaaagtaataacGCTAATCAAATAGAGAAAgagcaaaataaaaatactacGACTCCAAATACTGGAAACAAAAAgggtaataataataagaataatGGATTTCATAAAAAGAATAGCAAAGAACCAGGTAAAAACGCTTTGAAGAAAAAGGGCAccgaaaataataataaaaacagtTTATTAAATGAAGAGAAAAAGGATGGTGCTGTAGGAAtccaaaataatgaaaataatacgaagaaaaataaaaaaatcaataaaaaaaaggaaaaacccaataatacaaataatgaacAGTTAAAGAAAGATATTGATGCTGCTAAAGGTagtgtaaataatattactaAAGTGACAGACAATAATGGTACCAATATTAATAgcaatgaaaatgaaacgATCACAACGGCAATTAGTATTGAAAGTAACGGTATCGAAGGAAAGGATATTGGGAAAAAaggtttaaaaaaatatagtaaaaCACAAGCTAGCAAGAATCCTTCAACTAGTGATCTTAATGCATGGACACAACAAACAGCAGGtggaaagaaaaaaaaaggattaaatatgaatgaaaaaacgaaagaaaaaaaagtaaatctTCAGAAAAATAAGAGTACCAATTTTAATACCACTAATCACAAAgtttataatatgaaaaatggcaatttaaataaagatgGTTTTAACTATGCACCTTCAAGCATTTTAgctaataattttaatgcaAATAATCAAATGATTAACAGTTATTATatggatataataaataatccGATGGAAAATAACTTTATGCAAATGGCCAATGGTGAAGATAGTAAATGTAATTACGATAAAAGCAAAcatgcatatttaaattatatgtacaATCCTTTAGATgcttataatttaaataaatgttaCTATTTTCAATACCCCGATGCACCATTTaacaatatgaataatgTTGGATACTATAGAAACGATCCTCAAAGAAACATTTTAATGGAGAATATGATGAAGCTACAAGGAGTATACAATATGAATAGTATGTCttacaataattatataaatagcaTGAAGCAGGCTAACAATTACAATGGAAACAATAATACTGGACATAATGCTATagggaaaaataataaaaattcatataaacaaaatttttttaattcacgATTAAATAAACATACATCCTATGATAGTgggaaaaaaatgcataaagACAATTCAGATTTaacacaaaataaaaaagaaaaatcaaataatgaaatatgcATAGATCAAGGAAATGCTGAAAAAGAACAAAACAGTACTACATTAAATAAAGAGAAAGACcaaaatgatttaaataaaaatactacTAAGactaagaaaaaatatacaaaaaataatgctcCCATGAAATCATCTTATCATATGAGCAATGCTGattatagaaataataGTGGAATAGAAATgcaattaaataatttaaatggaCTATggaatatgaaaatgaatCGAAACGATCTAAGTTATATGTTTCCTTATCAGAACATTGCATATCCAAATAATCCATATCTTGATATTGCAAATATGGGAGCCAACTTTTATAGCAAGTATAATACCCATCAAATACCTaagacaaaaaatgaaaataagaataaaaacTTTGCAGCAAATCGTAACATAggtgaaaaatatattatgaataaacAAAACAATGGGGCATTTAATgaaaagggaaaaaatgGTCAACAAGAAATATCTACTGAGAAAGGAAAGACTCAAAATTTAGAAgttaataaagaaatacaTAAGTTTATAGATTAttgtgtaaaaaattatggcAATAAGTATTTGATGaatgttttaaatgaattttcaccaaataatatgaatgatAATACTGAAGAATTGagtaacatttttaaaattaatattaactCTGAAAATTTAGATGCTATTGCATCTATTGAAAAggatgaaaaagaaaaatttccatttttaagtAATGATAATAGTATGGATAAAGacgttgaaaaaaatattgaagaAATTTTCGATGAATCaagcaaaaatattatggaAGACTATGATAAGTTTAACAAATTATTGAATGAAAATAAGAACGATCAATCCAAAGAGGAAAACCAAAACAATAGCAATGTAGaggataaagaaaataataacaaaatggATACAGAAAAGATTGGAAATGAAACTAAAGTAGATGAATCGTGTGAAAATAACATGTTTGAAGAgaataacaaaatgaatGTTACCATACCACCCGGTTTAGGTTTACCAGATATAAACAGAGCTTTACTTCATGGTGCATATTTAGATAATATAACTGTTGTAAGAAAATGCTTAGAAAAAGTTGCtgatattaattattatgataaaattggTAGACGAGCTTTACATTATGCATGTGCAGGTGGATATTATGATATTTGTGAactgttaataaaaaatggagcTAAAGTAAATGTATCTGATTATAAGAATTGGACTCCATTACACATTGCAGTAACAAAAATGCATAAAGATATCACCGAattattgttaaaaaataatgcaaataTACATGCTTTATTACCCCATTCATTATCTCCAAATAGAGGAAAAACAACGGCTAGCATGTGTATACATTTTGCCGCTATCAAAGgaaataaagatattaCAAAACTTTTACTTAAATATGGAGCAAAGATAAATGATACCGATTTATCAAATAGAACAGCTTTACATTATGCTGCTTATAGAAATAATTcagattatttaaaatttttaatttatgatgaaaaggcagatataaatatatttgatgtACATAACAGATTACCAATCCATTCAGCCTGTTTAGGAGGAGTTTTAGAAAATGTTAAAATTTTagctaaaaataaaagttttattcaaaaaaaagatatatataatatgagcCCTTTAGATATAGCACgaatcaaaaaatttaaagatattaaaaatttcttaaccaaatatataaatgaaaattttaatccAAATGATCCAAATGGTTTGTTAACTGGAGAAAACGAGACAATGGATCCAATTAAAGCTGATAATGCTGATGAGAAAAAAGAGAGTGCcgaaataaatgaatctgaaaataataagaatgAACAAGATGCATCTACAGAATTGTCgacaaatgaaaatattgataaaaagGATACTGAAGAAGGAACAAAAAATGCTCAAAGTGATGCAATAAATTCATTAGAAATGGTTgatgaaaacaaaatggatcctaaagaattatataatgataataaaatgataaaagaCATTTTAACAACAACTATTAGTACTATTTTGAAAGAACGAAATAAAGATCAAATTAAGAGAGTTGTTGATGCATTAGGtgtttatatttcattaagTTTGTTAGAAAAAACGATTTTGatacaaaattatggaGGTATCGAATTAGCTAATAAACAAGGAAAAAGAACAACCGGtggaatatttttctatttaataaaatatatgtacaaaaatgatattatatccaagtttaaatatgattatattGTTGAGGAAGAAaaggagaaaaaaaaaacatacagaaaattaaagaagaaaatattacaggaagaagaaaatgtGAAAGAAAATAGAAAAGCAAATGTTTCCGAACATAATAATCTTCATGCGaagaaaaatcaaaaagaatataacaaaaataatgaaaatgtatCTACaaacatgaaaaaaaaacaaaacaagAAAAACAGTTCTGtacaaaatggaaaaaaaaaagttattttAAAGAACAATTCAAATAAGGGCCAAGAAAATACTAATAAGAATTCTTCTAAGCTTAGAGAATTgactgaaaaaaataataaaaacagcggtgatggaaaaaataacacaAAAATTCATAACGATAGTAATAAATTGACATCAAAACACGGCGCCACACTAGTTACTACTACCACTAGTAATAGCAATAATGATAGCAACAACGACAAATTTAACTTAAGCAATTATAATTACACACTGAAACAAAACAAAGAACCCAAAACTACGTTgcgtaataataaaagcaaATTGAATGAAtctgatgaaaaaaatgaatcagAAGTAccaaataacaaaaattcGTCCGTTTTAAATGACGCACCAATTAACGAAAACGAggataaaaagaaaaagaaaaacagtaaaaagaaaaaaaataataaaaagaaaaagaccCAGCAAGCCAcgaatttaaataataatagcacAAACAATAATACCAATGACATTGCAAAAGGTCCTATGGAACCCCATTATGCACACTTTGCTCAAAATTcatattacaattttagAGATTTTCATGGAATGCAAAATccatcaaaaaaattttatcacataaataatactggaaataaaaattacagCTTTAACCATAATAACAATTTCACTAGtggtaaaaatattaaaaaaacaaataattttaacaaGGATGCTATGCATTATCAGAACAATTTAATTTCttatatatcaaatttGCAAAATGCTGTATATGATTATATGGGAAACGAAAAATACAACTATAACAACTATTTAAACAATCGAAATATGCATTTAATGAACAACCCATATAAGCTttatggaaataataatcctAAAATCATGCTAAATGAAATGGATTATCGTTATTATAATGGTTAtccataa